Proteins from a genomic interval of Chanodichthys erythropterus isolate Z2021 chromosome 8, ASM2448905v1, whole genome shotgun sequence:
- the sapcd1 gene encoding suppressor APC domain-containing protein 1 — translation MACDDSYTVLITPLQNSLYSPDALHCFHWLKRRRDLERQKDVLWAGLQVVEQAQLWYQNRQQLNLQRHISFGTGDLDGEGRWSCALRSCMQRVNGSLGSLMSDSCMWYNLALEESGGSDWDLRWSNATLVKEVNRRNQQISRLELEKAQLLQQLVSYHTSDPHKHPHIYTKKVSIKSNSEL, via the exons ATGGCATGTGACGACTCTTATACCGTCCTCATCACCCCTCTTCAGAACAGCCTCTACAGCCCTGATGCTCTGCACTGCTTCCACTGG CTGAAGAGACGTAGAGATCTGGAAAGACAAAAGGACGTTCTGTGGGCTGGACTGCAGGTTGTGGAACAAGCACAGCTGTGGTACCAGAATCGCCAGCAGCTGAATTTACAAAGGCACATTAGCTTTGGCACGGGAGACTTGGATGGGGAG GGAAGGTGGTCCTGCGCTCTGCGGTCTTGTATGCAGCGTGTTAATGGGAGCCTGGGTAGTTTGATGAGCGACTCCTGTATGTGGTACAATCTGGCCCTAGAAGAGAGCGGAGGTTCCGATTGGGACCTCCGGTGGAGCAATGCCACACTGGTCAAG GAAGTTAATCGACGGAATCAACAGATTTCCAGGTTGGAGCTTGAGAAGGCGCAACTACTTCAGCAGCTGGTGTCTTACCACACATCTGATCCGCACAAACATCCGCATATTTACACTAAAAAGGTTTCAATCAAATCCAACAGTGAACTGTAA